GCTTTCAACAGGATGCTTATAGCATGCTCTTGAATAATAGAGGTAATATTTCCCATTTTCCCAATAGACATTCGCATCAATAATCGGATAGCCAGGATCAAAAACAGGCTTGTCGTACATCTCGGTAAAAGGTCCAGTCGGACTATCTGATTCAGCCACACCAATCATGAAATTCTCCTCTTCGTTGGTTGGATTGACTTTCCACTGGGCACTGAAAAACATGTAATATTTCCCCTCAATTTTGTAAACTTCCGGCGCCCAGAAGAATTTGCTTGCCCAGCTGTCTTCCGTGTTGCCCTGATAGACCTGTCCTTCAAATTTCCAATCAACCAGATTAGCTGAGGAATAAGCCGCGAAGCCATCCTTTGCTCCACCACCTGTTCCGTACATATAGTACTTCCCATCCCCATCATTCAATATAAAGGGATCGCCAAATGCCACAGCCAATGGATTTGCATACGTCTCCTCATCCAACTCAGGAGATGATTCCTCTAGCTTATTTTCCCTGCTACTACAGGACTCTAAACCTATTAAAACCAGTAATACGACTCCAATATACTTAAGTGAAATTCTCATGTCTTGACACATTATTACTTTTCTAAACTCCCAAAGTATATTCTTTTGTGAAAAAAGTTCTTGGGTTTTTTCAAAGAATGTCTCCAAGGCAACAGCAAATACTCATAATCTAAAAAAAACTGCTCTTGCTCTGAAAATCTCAGAATTGAAGGATTTACAACCCTCTTTGTAGTAAATCTATTTCTCGGGTTTTAGGGCATGGGTAACCTTTTGAACATTTTGATTTACAACATCTTTCTCAATTTTCATCTCTGGCAAATAGGTATCGCTTTTTCGCCACTTTACCATTAAAAATTGAACTGAAAATCAAAGAATCCTGATTCACATTCCTTAGAAAATATTTTCTTAGATAAACCCTGTCTATCTCCTTTACAAATATGGTGTCTCCAATTAATTTCCATATAGCCCTTCTATGAACTATACTCAAACCATCTATATCAGTATAATACAAAGTATCTCTTTTGAATTCATAAGTAGTACTGTCAAGGGCTAATTGAAATTTTTGATCAGCTAAAGACTGTGTTTCAAAATCAGCTAATAGGTATCCATCAGAATTTCGGATAGATTCTATTGCTTCAAGTTCTACTATTTTCCATTTCCCTAAAATCAAATCAGGGTCTGAATTAAATATAGAAACAAAAAAAACATACAGATAAATATACATAGCAATAAATGGGTTTGCTGTAACTACTAGTTTGTGTGGTGAATTTAGTGAATATCAGCAAACAACACAAATAACTATTGCCCAGCTACTTATGAAAAACTAATAATTATTTTTCCCAAATTATCTAGATAGGACAATGCCTTTGTCTTCAGACACACCAATGACTTCACCTATCTGACACTTGCTTGAACCCAAACCCTAGGATCCTGTCGCATTAATCTCACCAATGTCCCATACAGTTCAGGATTATACTCAAAAAACTCGTGGGGTTTTTCAAAGAAAGTCTCCAATCCTACCGCAAAAAACTCATCATGATCTATTCCACCATTTGACCTGAAAACGGTTTGGTCTCCAGCTTTAATCTTTTGGATTTCTTCACTGGCAAGCACTTGAAAAGATCGATAAACCTCGGGGTTGAAGAATTCACATTCGTCGTTGTAGTAAATCTGATTTTCCAGTTTGAGGGCATGGGCTACTTCATGTATACCTAGATTCACTTCATCCTTCTGGTTTTCCATTCCATTTAAAAAACAATTCCAAGACATCACTATTATCCCATACCTTGGATTCACTTCACCCCTGTGATACTGTCTGGATATCGTACTGTAATAAGTATCAGGGTAAATTAGAATCTTGCTAAAATGAGGCAGCCGAAGGTCTTTCCATCCGAAAGTAACCATCACTATGGTGGCTCCGATCAGGATTTTCATTTCAGAAGTGACAATTTTCAGTCCCCCTCTTCCCATAAAAGACTTGGTGGTAAGAATTACTTCTAGCTTGTCTCTGAATTCCTTTTTATGCTTTTCTGAAAGCCTGGCATAGTACGGAAATTCCTGCTCAAGAATCTGCATTTCCAGCTTTGTCAGGCGGGTTTTCCCAAACAATATTCGAAGTTCCTCGATCAAACTTGCCAGACTGTTCTTTCTATACAAAGGCATCATAGTTTTTGAATAAAAAAGGCAGCTACCAATCAGTAACTGCCGTTATTTTAATAGCCTAAATATAGCCAAATACCTGGAGTAGTTAGATGATTCTCACCCTACATCGGCCTTTTGGTTCTTGTCTTCAAGCCTATTTCTATCTCGCGTAATTCACCGCACGCATCTCACGAATAACGGTGATTTTGATTTGTCCCGGATACTGCATTTCCTTCTCGATTTTCTGAGAAATATCAAAGGAAAGGTTTCCTGCAGTGGAGTCATCCACATGATCCGCATCTACCAAGACGCGAAGTTCTCGCCCAGCCTGCATTGCAAAGCATTTGTTCACACCTTCAAAGCTCAATGCTAGCTCTTCCAGCTCCTTGAGACGCTTAATGTAGCTGTCCATCACTTCCCTTCTTGCGCCCGGTCTGGCACCAGAAATCGCATCAGAAGCCTGAACTATAGGCGAGATCATGGAGGTCATCTCGATTTCGTCATGGTGAGCTCCTATGGCATTGCAGATTTCAGGATGTTCCTTGTATCGCTTAGCCAGCTCCATACCCAGGATAGCGTGAGGAAGTTCCTGCTCCTCGGGCCACACCTTACCAATATCATGAAGCAAGCCGGCCCGCTTGGCCATCTTGGCATTTAAGCCCATTTCTGCAGCCATGGTAGCTGAGAGTTTTGCCACTTCTCTGGAGTGTTGCAAAAGGTTTTGACCATACGAAGACCTGAATCTCATACGCCCCACCATTCTGATCAATTCAGGGTGCAGACCATGAATTCCTAGATCTATACAGGTTCTTTCGCCTATCTCTACGATCTCCTCATCTATGTTTTTCTCGGTTTTGGCCACTACCTCTTCGATTCTGGCCGGGTGGATACGCCCATCCTGCACCAATCTGTGTAGAGATAGCCTAGCCACTTCCCTTCTTACCGGGTCAAATCCAGAAATGATGATTGCCTCAGGGGTATCATCTACCACGATTTCCACCCCAGTGGCCGCTTCCAGCGCTCGAATGTTTCTACCTTCTCTACCAATGATTTTCCCTTTGATATCGTCACTGTCGATGTTAAATACAGACACGCAGTTTTCTACCGCATGCTCGGTGGCTGTACGCTGTATGGTGTCCAGTACAATCTTCTTTGCCTGCTTAGTGGCCGAAAGTTTGGCTTCGTCCAGAATATCCTTGATCTGCGAAGATGCTTTGGATTGTGCTTCTTCGGTCAGCATGGTTACCAATTGCTCACGGGCTTCTTCACGGGTAAGGTTGGCTACTTTTTCCAGGTCAGCTATTCGCTGGTTGGTCACCCGGTCTAGCTCCTCCCTTTTCACTTTCATCGCATGCAGCTGCGCATCGAGGTTTTCTTTCTTACTGTCAAGTTCTGCTTCCTTTCGCTTCACTTGCTGCATTTCTTTAGCTAGCTGCTGCTCGCGCTGCTTGACTTTGTTTTCATTGGTGATGATAATATTCTTTTTATTACTCACCTCTTCGTCAAAATCCGCCTTGAGCTTAAGGTATTTCTCTTTGGCTTCTAGGATTTTATCCTTTTTGATTGATTCGGCATTGATTTCTGCTTCCCGAAGCATGGATTTCACCTTGTCGCGGGTTTCCTCCTCCAGTTTAGCGTTTTTATTTTTGATCAATGCGCCGGCAATAGCCGCTCCTGCACCAGTCCCTACCAGGGCTGCGAGGACAATATATAGTATGTCTCCCATAGGTTTTTTTGGATATAATTGAACCGGGGAAGCCTAAAAAAATCTTCTGAATGTGTGGGCAACAATAGGTTACAAACTCTTAGAAAGCATAGAATTGATATGAGAAATCGTGGATTTGATGTGCTCAGAATCCTCTGCGTTTACAGCATTGGTTTCCAGTGACTCCACCATGCAGTCAAAGGCTACCATCGCCAGCAAATCCTGATTATCATCCAGTCCAAACTCCTCTTTATACTTTCTCAATTTTTCATTAATCAACTTACCCGCATGCCGGATCTTGGCTTCGTCTTCGAGCTTCACTCGCATAGGGTATTCTCTCGCCCCAATTTTCAAACGTATAGCTAGTGTATCCATATCACTCGGATAAGTATGTGATCAAATGGTCGATCTCTTGTATATAATTATTGATTAAGTCACTCATTTCAGCAGACTCTTCCGGGCTTACCGGTCGGTTGTCCACAATGTTACTAATTTTAATTTTATTTTTAAAATGTTCGATTTCCTGCTCTTTTTTACCCAAAGTAAGATTTACTTCAGCTAATTTTTGCTTCAATTGCTGGTTCTCCTCATTCAATTCCAGCAATCTCTGACTAGCACTCTGGGCCAGTTTCTCTAATTTTTGCAGTTCCTCTTGAATCATTTCTATGTTCTTATCAAAGCACCTACCTCTTTCTCAAAGGCTTGAATCAATTTACTCATAGTTTTGTCAATTACCTTATCCGTCAAAGTTTTTT
This genomic window from Algoriphagus sp. TR-M9 contains:
- a CDS encoding cell division protein ZapA, encoding MDTLAIRLKIGAREYPMRVKLEDEAKIRHAGKLINEKLRKYKEEFGLDDNQDLLAMVAFDCMVESLETNAVNAEDSEHIKSTISHINSMLSKSL
- the rny gene encoding ribonuclease Y; translated protein: MGDILYIVLAALVGTGAGAAIAGALIKNKNAKLEEETRDKVKSMLREAEINAESIKKDKILEAKEKYLKLKADFDEEVSNKKNIIITNENKVKQREQQLAKEMQQVKRKEAELDSKKENLDAQLHAMKVKREELDRVTNQRIADLEKVANLTREEAREQLVTMLTEEAQSKASSQIKDILDEAKLSATKQAKKIVLDTIQRTATEHAVENCVSVFNIDSDDIKGKIIGREGRNIRALEAATGVEIVVDDTPEAIIISGFDPVRREVARLSLHRLVQDGRIHPARIEEVVAKTEKNIDEEIVEIGERTCIDLGIHGLHPELIRMVGRMRFRSSYGQNLLQHSREVAKLSATMAAEMGLNAKMAKRAGLLHDIGKVWPEEQELPHAILGMELAKRYKEHPEICNAIGAHHDEIEMTSMISPIVQASDAISGARPGARREVMDSYIKRLKELEELALSFEGVNKCFAMQAGRELRVLVDADHVDDSTAGNLSFDISQKIEKEMQYPGQIKITVIREMRAVNYAR
- a CDS encoding zinc-dependent peptidase yields the protein MMPLYRKNSLASLIEELRILFGKTRLTKLEMQILEQEFPYYARLSEKHKKEFRDKLEVILTTKSFMGRGGLKIVTSEMKILIGATIVMVTFGWKDLRLPHFSKILIYPDTYYSTISRQYHRGEVNPRYGIIVMSWNCFLNGMENQKDEVNLGIHEVAHALKLENQIYYNDECEFFNPEVYRSFQVLASEEIQKIKAGDQTVFRSNGGIDHDEFFAVGLETFFEKPHEFFEYNPELYGTLVRLMRQDPRVWVQASVR
- a CDS encoding glycoside hydrolase family 43 protein, with product MRISLKYIGVVLLVLIGLESCSSRENKLEESSPELDEETYANPLAVAFGDPFILNDGDGKYYMYGTGGGAKDGFAAYSSANLVDWKFEGQVYQGNTEDSWASKFFWAPEVYKIEGKYYMFFSAQWKVNPTNEEENFMIGVAESDSPTGPFTEMYDKPVFDPGYPIIDANVYWENGKYYLYYSRACYKHPVESEVADWAKEKGWYEEIEESWVYGVELKPDFSGVIGEPVLCLRPPVKMDDAQAEWESRSVTKQEINRRWTEGSVIFKHEDIYYMMYSSNYYAGENYAVGYATSKSPLGPFTKAENNPVLELNTHKGGEVTGTGHNNIVFMDNGDMYCVYHGRTMESRQERVVFLDKMEIKSDGTLVVHGPTTTPQAMPL